One window from the genome of Spirosoma rhododendri encodes:
- a CDS encoding energy transducer TonB has translation MNLIYCLCLCLFLSLAGFSQQPVYQNYEVDSAAVPRGGMSYLTTFLQANLRKPIQAESEGIGGRILVKGVVEPDGRITEVALLKSLRPDLDREALRVFQLFSAWQPAKKGAVPVRQAVMVPVMFPTSAPFPYKDGKRIYYFGEDMRATTDPATAKYRQEISLDSLGLPNGDMIVYVQNQNKWTEDNRLPLLREKSTRSGKPTEKIGYRSNDKLWIYNVYELSTDGTLLGVTSYDNGRETGYPSKYHENGLLAEAGRKDDDQTIVTSWYPSGQIRQVRLDEGSYLASESPARVLAYWTAEGKQTVKDGTGTVDYTSNRTSYADSSRKTTYIEHGSYLNGRQHGKWMGRYEDGSYSYEEQYDKGVLQSGRMQKADKAPVVYKVREQQPEFPGGIPGLGSFLSRTLRYPVDAQKKGQEGRVFVSFVVCTDGTLCDYEVIKGISPSIDQEALRVVKAMSGKWKPGALRGEPVRVKYNLPINFALE, from the coding sequence ATGAACTTAATCTATTGCTTATGTCTGTGCTTGTTTCTCTCGCTGGCCGGATTCAGCCAACAGCCCGTTTATCAGAACTACGAAGTCGACAGCGCGGCCGTCCCCCGGGGTGGCATGTCGTACCTGACTACGTTTTTGCAGGCTAATCTGCGTAAGCCCATACAGGCTGAGTCGGAAGGTATTGGCGGGCGCATACTCGTCAAAGGCGTTGTTGAGCCAGACGGACGCATCACCGAGGTCGCCCTGCTGAAATCGCTCCGGCCCGACCTCGACCGGGAAGCCCTGCGTGTATTCCAATTGTTCAGTGCGTGGCAACCGGCTAAGAAGGGAGCAGTTCCGGTCCGGCAGGCGGTGATGGTACCCGTCATGTTTCCAACATCGGCCCCATTTCCTTACAAAGACGGAAAGCGAATCTATTATTTCGGGGAAGATATGCGCGCAACGACCGACCCCGCTACAGCTAAGTACAGGCAGGAAATTTCGCTCGATAGCCTGGGGCTACCCAATGGTGATATGATTGTTTATGTGCAGAACCAAAACAAGTGGACTGAAGATAATCGCCTTCCGCTCCTACGCGAAAAAAGCACCCGATCGGGGAAGCCGACGGAGAAAATTGGCTATCGAAGCAACGATAAGCTGTGGATTTATAACGTGTACGAACTGAGTACAGACGGTACACTACTTGGCGTAACGAGCTACGACAACGGCCGCGAAACTGGCTATCCGAGTAAGTACCATGAGAACGGGCTTCTAGCCGAAGCGGGTCGCAAAGACGATGATCAGACCATCGTGACATCGTGGTACCCCAGTGGGCAGATACGACAGGTTCGCCTGGATGAAGGCTCGTACCTGGCGAGTGAAAGCCCGGCGCGGGTACTGGCGTACTGGACCGCCGAGGGCAAACAAACAGTGAAAGATGGCACGGGCACGGTCGATTACACGTCAAACCGCACCTCTTACGCCGATTCGTCGCGAAAAACGACTTATATCGAACACGGCTCATACCTCAACGGGCGGCAGCATGGCAAATGGATGGGCCGGTATGAAGACGGCTCATATAGCTACGAGGAACAGTACGACAAGGGTGTGCTTCAGTCTGGCCGGATGCAGAAGGCCGACAAGGCCCCCGTCGTTTATAAGGTTCGGGAACAGCAACCGGAGTTTCCGGGCGGCATACCGGGGCTTGGCAGCTTCCTCTCGCGCACACTACGCTACCCCGTCGACGCTCAGAAAAAGGGGCAAGAGGGTCGCGTCTTCGTCAGCTTCGTTGTCTGCACCGATGGTACGCTATGCGACTATGAAGTAATCAAGGGTATCTCGCCATCAATCGATCAGGAAGCCCTGCGGGTCGTAAAGGCAATGAGTGGCAAGTGGAAACCCGGGGCGTTGCGGGGTGAGCCTGTCCGGGTCAAGTACAACCTGCCGATCAATTTCGCGCTGGAGTAA
- a CDS encoding energy transducer TonB: MSYLIVFLQTNLRKSIQAESEGIGGRVLVQGVVEPDGHITEVKLLKSLRPDLDREALRVFGLFNAWKPAQKGGIAVRQRVMYPVVFGRNAPFPYENGQRTDYFGTDMKRTTDVAAATYKQVTPVDSLGIPNGDMLIYEQKGTRWSKINRLTLIRQKARNVDSLTRIAETVGYHNNQGLWTNYVYDLASDGTLVGKTLYVAPERYPTRYHSNGLVAESSQEENGRTMTTSWYPNGQIRQIRLDAGSFNNQYKLERVQNYWTADGQHLVIDGSGKMTYESMRTSYTDPSRQVVYTERGEYLDGLQQDLWTGAYADGSFGYEELYDRGKLQSGKAHTGSKEPVTYTVNEQLPEFPGGMPGLGRFISDNLRYPPDAQRAGQQGQVIVSFTVCTDGTLCDYEVLKSVSGSIDQEALRVVKRSSGKWKPGIQRGEPVRVKYHMPLNFTLTN, encoded by the coding sequence ATGTCTTACCTAATCGTCTTCCTGCAAACGAACCTACGCAAATCCATACAAGCGGAATCGGAAGGCATTGGCGGGCGGGTACTGGTTCAGGGTGTTGTCGAACCCGACGGACATATCACCGAAGTCAAGTTACTGAAGTCCTTACGCCCTGACCTCGACCGGGAAGCCTTGCGCGTATTTGGTCTGTTCAACGCCTGGAAACCAGCCCAGAAAGGCGGAATTGCCGTTCGGCAGCGGGTGATGTATCCCGTCGTCTTCGGGCGAAATGCACCGTTTCCATATGAAAACGGGCAGCGCACCGATTACTTCGGAACCGATATGAAACGGACAACCGATGTTGCAGCAGCTACCTACAAGCAGGTAACGCCGGTTGATAGCCTGGGTATTCCGAACGGTGATATGCTGATATACGAGCAGAAAGGCACCAGGTGGTCAAAGATCAATCGGCTCACGCTGATACGGCAGAAAGCCAGAAACGTTGATAGCCTGACGAGAATAGCCGAGACGGTCGGTTATCATAACAACCAAGGATTGTGGACCAATTACGTGTACGACCTGGCCAGCGATGGCACATTGGTCGGTAAGACATTGTACGTAGCCCCCGAACGGTATCCTACCCGTTATCATAGCAATGGACTGGTAGCGGAATCGAGCCAGGAGGAGAATGGTCGCACCATGACTACGTCCTGGTATCCGAACGGACAGATTCGGCAGATTCGCTTGGACGCCGGTTCGTTTAACAATCAGTACAAACTCGAACGGGTACAGAATTACTGGACTGCCGACGGCCAGCACCTCGTCATCGATGGGAGTGGTAAAATGACTTACGAATCCATGCGTACTTCGTATACCGATCCGTCCCGGCAGGTTGTTTACACTGAACGCGGAGAGTACCTCGATGGACTACAGCAGGACCTCTGGACGGGGGCTTACGCCGATGGCTCCTTCGGTTATGAAGAACTCTACGACCGGGGAAAGCTTCAGTCTGGCAAAGCGCACACAGGCAGCAAAGAGCCGGTGACGTACACCGTAAACGAGCAACTGCCGGAGTTTCCGGGCGGCATGCCGGGATTAGGCCGATTCATTAGCGATAACCTTCGCTATCCACCCGATGCGCAACGGGCTGGTCAGCAGGGTCAGGTGATTGTTAGCTTCACCGTCTGCACTGATGGGACTCTGTGCGACTACGAAGTGTTGAAAAGCGTATCAGGCTCGATCGATCAGGAAGCGTTACGGGTGGTCAAACGATCGAGCGGCAAATGGAAACCGGGTATTCAGCGCGGGGAGCCTGTTCGGGTTAAGTACCACATGCCGCTCAACTTCACACTTACCAATTAA
- a CDS encoding glycoside hydrolase family 3 N-terminal domain-containing protein produces MNLLSASRSLAVTAGLSLFLSVTHAQKPTTPLYKNAAAPVDKRVRDLLGRMTVEEKVGQLSTLLGWEMYQRQGNSVSASEKFKQAVQTQHIGMLWATLRADPWTQKTLTNGLNPVLAAEATNALQKYVIENTRLGIPMLLSEECPHGHMAIGATVFPTALGQGSTWNPALIKQMATSIAQEVRLQGAHDGYGPVLDLAREPRWSRVEETYGEDPVLNTRMGVAMVTGFQGSRIDSDINIISTLKHFAAYGVPEGGHNGGSVATGMRELYQVYLPPFRAAVKAGARSIMTAYNSIDGVPCTANPLLLKTVLRNQWGFQGFSVSDLGSISGLHSNHRTAANATEAAAQAINAGLDADLSGYGFGKSLLDAVKQGLVTQAVLDTAVSHVLRQKFQLGLFEKPYVSPEKAAANVRTAAHINLARRVAQESVVLLKNEKNLLPLSRQTKRIAVIGPNADNVYNQLGDYTAPQADGNVVTVLQGIKNKLGSQAEITYAKGCAIRDTTTANIAEAVNAAQQADVAVVVLGGSSARDFKTEYQSTGAATVKAGEGVVSDMESGEGFDRTSLDLLGKQLDLLKAIVQTGKPVVLVMIEGRPLNLNWPAVHVPAIVTAWYPGQEGGNAIADVLFGDYNPAGRLPISIPKSVGQLPVYYNYKVPARHDYVEMDTKPLYPFGYGLSYAQFAYSNLNATVTERADDVTVNVTVAVKNTGSRDGDEVVQLYVTDKVSSIVGPVKQLKAFERVPLKAGEQKTVTFVLHADDLKLFSPDQKWLVEKGDFSLMIGASSDDIRATKDVTVSRTIAVKP; encoded by the coding sequence ATGAATCTATTGTCTGCTTCCCGATCGCTGGCCGTAACAGCTGGTCTGTCTTTATTTCTGTCGGTAACCCACGCGCAGAAACCAACCACCCCACTTTATAAAAACGCAGCAGCTCCGGTCGATAAACGCGTCCGTGACCTGCTTGGCCGGATGACTGTCGAGGAGAAAGTCGGCCAATTGTCGACGTTGCTGGGCTGGGAGATGTATCAGCGGCAGGGGAACAGCGTGTCGGCGAGCGAGAAGTTTAAACAGGCAGTTCAGACCCAGCATATCGGTATGCTCTGGGCAACCCTGCGCGCCGATCCCTGGACGCAGAAAACGCTGACTAATGGACTGAATCCGGTGCTGGCAGCCGAGGCTACCAATGCGTTGCAGAAATACGTCATCGAAAATACGCGGCTGGGTATTCCGATGCTGCTGTCGGAGGAATGCCCGCACGGGCACATGGCTATCGGTGCAACCGTGTTCCCAACCGCGCTGGGGCAGGGGAGTACCTGGAATCCGGCGCTGATCAAGCAGATGGCTACCAGCATTGCGCAGGAAGTTCGGCTACAGGGTGCTCACGACGGGTACGGCCCCGTACTTGATCTGGCCCGCGAACCGCGCTGGTCGCGGGTGGAGGAAACCTACGGAGAAGACCCCGTACTGAACACCCGCATGGGCGTTGCGATGGTAACGGGTTTTCAGGGAAGCCGCATCGACAGCGACATCAATATTATCTCAACGCTGAAACACTTTGCGGCTTATGGCGTACCCGAAGGGGGACACAATGGCGGCAGCGTGGCCACGGGTATGCGGGAGTTGTATCAGGTGTATTTGCCACCGTTCCGGGCTGCTGTAAAAGCGGGTGCCCGGTCGATCATGACGGCTTATAACTCCATCGACGGAGTACCCTGCACGGCCAATCCGTTACTGCTGAAAACCGTTTTGCGGAATCAATGGGGCTTTCAGGGCTTTTCGGTGTCTGATCTGGGTAGCATTTCGGGCCTGCACAGCAATCACCGCACAGCAGCCAACGCGACGGAAGCCGCTGCTCAGGCCATTAACGCCGGGCTGGACGCCGATCTGAGCGGGTACGGCTTCGGCAAATCGCTGCTGGATGCGGTGAAGCAGGGACTGGTCACGCAGGCGGTGCTGGATACGGCTGTCAGTCATGTGCTGCGCCAGAAATTTCAGCTTGGTCTGTTTGAGAAACCGTACGTATCGCCCGAAAAAGCCGCTGCGAATGTGCGGACCGCAGCGCATATTAACCTGGCCCGGCGGGTGGCCCAGGAATCGGTCGTACTGCTGAAAAACGAAAAAAATCTGTTGCCCCTGAGCCGTCAGACGAAGCGTATCGCCGTCATTGGTCCCAATGCTGACAACGTGTACAACCAACTCGGCGACTACACCGCCCCGCAGGCTGATGGCAATGTGGTGACGGTGCTACAGGGTATCAAAAACAAACTGGGTAGTCAGGCTGAGATCACCTATGCGAAAGGTTGCGCCATCCGCGACACGACGACGGCCAACATTGCCGAAGCCGTGAACGCTGCGCAACAGGCCGATGTGGCCGTGGTGGTGTTGGGTGGTTCCAGTGCCCGCGATTTCAAAACCGAATATCAGAGCACGGGTGCTGCGACGGTCAAAGCGGGTGAAGGCGTTGTGAGCGATATGGAAAGCGGGGAAGGCTTTGACCGTACCAGCCTGGACCTGCTGGGCAAACAGCTTGATCTGCTGAAAGCCATCGTGCAGACCGGTAAGCCCGTCGTGCTGGTAATGATCGAAGGGCGCCCCTTGAACCTGAACTGGCCCGCTGTGCATGTACCGGCTATCGTTACGGCTTGGTATCCGGGGCAGGAGGGGGGTAACGCCATTGCCGACGTGCTGTTTGGGGATTACAACCCGGCCGGCCGCTTACCCATTTCGATTCCGAAGTCTGTTGGTCAACTACCTGTCTACTACAACTACAAAGTGCCGGCCCGACACGATTACGTCGAGATGGATACCAAGCCCTTGTACCCGTTCGGCTATGGCCTGAGCTACGCGCAGTTTGCGTACAGTAACCTGAATGCAACCGTTACGGAGCGGGCCGACGATGTTACCGTCAATGTAACCGTAGCCGTGAAGAATACGGGGAGCCGCGATGGCGATGAAGTCGTTCAACTGTACGTGACCGACAAGGTTAGTTCGATAGTCGGACCGGTGAAGCAGTTGAAGGCATTCGAACGGGTGCCGCTCAAAGCAGGCGAACAGAAGACAGTTACGTTTGTCTTACACGCCGACGATCTGAAACTGTTTAGCCCCGATCAGAAGTGGCTGGTTGAAAAAGGCGATTTTAGCCTGATGATTGGTGCCTCCTCCGACGACATACGGGCTACCAAAGATGTTACGGTTTCCCGGACGATAGCCGTAAAACCGTAG
- a CDS encoding NIPSNAP family protein, translating to MTLRYLRLAIWLLALAGTVQAIASAPKREFYQLKIYHVRDANQKSRLETYLQKAYLPALHRAGIKQVGVFAPNTGADSLLYVLTPFKSADQFSALSETLMKDKQYVTDAADYINAPFDQPYYSRFESVLMQAFATMPTLVTPGLTGNRTDRVYELRSYEAATEKLHEAKVAQFNNGELDIFKRLGFNTVFCGQVQAGGKMPNMYYMTTFADKADRDAHWKAFGADPAWKTLNSLPEYAHNFMRADTYLLHPTAYSDY from the coding sequence ATGACTCTTCGTTACCTCCGCCTTGCTATCTGGCTTCTGGCTCTGGCAGGCACCGTTCAGGCTATCGCGTCAGCCCCCAAACGCGAATTCTACCAGCTCAAAATCTACCACGTCCGCGACGCAAATCAGAAAAGTCGGCTGGAGACGTATTTGCAAAAGGCGTACTTGCCGGCACTCCACCGGGCAGGCATCAAACAGGTTGGCGTATTTGCGCCAAACACCGGTGCCGACTCACTGCTCTACGTCCTGACGCCGTTCAAATCCGCCGATCAGTTTTCAGCCCTGTCGGAAACGCTGATGAAAGACAAACAGTACGTCACCGATGCCGCCGACTACATCAACGCCCCCTTCGATCAGCCGTACTACAGCCGGTTCGAGTCGGTGCTGATGCAGGCCTTCGCGACCATGCCAACACTCGTCACGCCGGGTCTGACGGGGAATCGTACCGACCGAGTGTATGAGCTGCGTAGTTACGAAGCGGCTACCGAAAAGCTGCACGAAGCGAAAGTAGCGCAGTTCAACAACGGTGAGCTGGACATTTTTAAGCGACTGGGCTTCAACACCGTGTTCTGCGGACAGGTGCAGGCCGGGGGCAAAATGCCGAATATGTACTACATGACGACGTTTGCCGACAAGGCCGACCGCGATGCGCACTGGAAAGCATTTGGCGCCGACCCGGCCTGGAAAACGCTTAACTCACTACCCGAATACGCCCACAACTTTATGCGTGCCGACACGTATCTGCTGCACCCAACGGCGTATTCAGATTATTGA
- a CDS encoding deoxyribose-phosphate aldolase has translation MNHLFPYIERTLVQPDVSINEQYAVLDEVTQLGLAGLTVAPFWVKKMRRELGDTHPAVLSAVIGFPYGYQRTEAKQLEIELALKDGATEVEVVMNTSALLSPTSVWLKIELAKLVAVAHAQERLLTVILPTDLLTPEQTESMIRLATDAGTDFIKNGTGIAGQQFSLEQALRFRQAVPRSVGVKILADGATETELDALVQAGVERLAINNRVSL, from the coding sequence ATGAACCATCTCTTTCCTTACATCGAACGGACGCTGGTGCAGCCGGACGTTAGCATCAACGAGCAGTACGCCGTGCTTGACGAAGTCACGCAACTGGGGCTGGCAGGGCTGACGGTTGCGCCGTTCTGGGTGAAGAAGATGCGTCGGGAACTGGGCGATACGCACCCGGCCGTACTCTCGGCGGTGATTGGCTTTCCCTATGGCTATCAGCGGACCGAAGCCAAGCAGCTCGAAATCGAACTGGCCCTGAAAGACGGTGCTACGGAAGTTGAGGTGGTTATGAACACATCGGCCCTGCTGTCGCCCACGTCCGTTTGGCTCAAGATCGAACTGGCGAAACTGGTAGCGGTGGCTCACGCACAGGAGCGACTACTTACGGTGATCCTGCCTACAGATTTGCTTACGCCGGAACAAACAGAATCCATGATTCGGCTCGCCACCGACGCAGGCACCGACTTTATCAAGAACGGTACGGGTATCGCGGGGCAGCAGTTTAGTCTCGAACAGGCCCTGCGTTTTCGGCAGGCCGTTCCCCGGTCAGTTGGGGTCAAAATCCTTGCCGACGGGGCTACCGAAACCGAACTCGACGCGCTGGTGCAGGCTGGTGTCGAACGGCTGGCGATCAATAACCGGGTCAGTTTGTAA
- a CDS encoding pseudouridine synthase codes for MNQDSDSNDRNDGSRFDGPRRDGQRPTRSTDRRDDDQARSSFPRNDDRSRGGDSRFSRDNNNDRPQGGSPRFSRDNERSNDRSRDGGNDRPRFSRDNDSDRPRFNREGDSRFNRDGGSDRPRFNREGGNDRPKFNRDNNRGSDSRNGDSRFSRDGGNDRPRSGDSRFSRDNNNDRPQGGSPRFSRDNDRPQGGSPRFNRDGDNDRPRFNREGGNDRPRSGDSRSGDSRFSRDNDSDRPRFSRDGGNDRPKFNRDDNRGSDSRSSDRSREGGNDRPRFNRDGDSDRPRSGDSRSGDSRFNQTDRDNSRPRFNRDDTNRSSDSRNSDTRSSRGSERRAGRSTESDERFTSKQRKESGERRTGKYDKAPDYERETSRLNRPRPYDKRDPRNSQTKSTQPTEPTSRQPADDGTMRLNRYIANAGVCSRREADELIERGDISVNGKVVTEMGFKVKPGDTVKHGTKVLNPEKFTYVLLNKPKDFLTTTEDPEERRTVMELVADAGPFRIYPVGRLDRNTTGLLLLTNDGELADKLTHPSNNVRKIYQVEIDKPITEEHFETLRKGITLEDGPIKPDALSIVTPDAQVVGIEIHSGRNRIVRRIFEHLGYEVTKLDRTTYAGLTKKELPRGKWRFLEPKEVVKLKYFN; via the coding sequence ATGAATCAGGATTCAGACTCGAACGACCGTAACGACGGTTCACGTTTCGACGGCCCGCGCCGGGATGGTCAGCGGCCCACACGTTCTACCGATCGTCGGGATGACGATCAGGCCCGGAGCAGTTTCCCCCGCAATGACGATCGGTCGCGGGGTGGCGACTCACGCTTTTCACGCGACAACAATAACGACCGGCCGCAGGGTGGTAGCCCGCGCTTCAGCCGCGATAACGAGCGCAGCAACGACCGTTCGCGTGACGGAGGAAATGACCGGCCCCGTTTTTCGCGCGACAACGACTCAGACCGCCCGCGATTCAATCGCGAGGGAGATTCCCGTTTCAACCGTGATGGTGGCAGCGATCGGCCGCGCTTCAACCGCGAGGGTGGCAACGACCGCCCTAAATTTAACCGCGACAACAACCGCGGCAGCGATTCCCGGAATGGCGATTCCCGCTTTTCGCGCGACGGAGGAAATGATCGGCCCCGGAGTGGCGACTCACGCTTTTCACGCGACAACAATAACGACCGGCCGCAAGGTGGTAGCCCGCGTTTCAGCCGCGACAACGACCGGCCGCAGGGTGGTAGCCCGCGCTTTAACCGCGACGGCGACAATGACCGTCCGCGATTCAATCGCGAGGGTGGCAATGATCGGCCCCGGAGTGGCGACTCCCGGAGTGGAGACTCACGTTTCTCACGCGACAACGACAGTGACCGGCCGCGCTTCAGTCGAGATGGTGGCAACGATCGCCCTAAATTTAACCGCGACGACAACCGCGGCAGCGATTCCCGCAGCAGCGACCGTTCGCGCGAGGGTGGCAATGACCGTCCGCGATTCAATCGCGACGGTGACAGCGACCGGCCCCGGAGTGGCGACTCCCGGAGTGGAGACTCACGCTTCAACCAGACCGATCGGGATAACAGTCGCCCCCGGTTCAACCGCGACGATACCAACCGGAGCAGCGACTCACGCAACAGCGATACGCGTTCTTCGCGCGGCAGCGAACGGCGGGCTGGCCGGTCGACGGAGAGCGACGAGCGTTTTACCAGCAAACAACGCAAAGAGTCGGGCGAACGGCGTACCGGCAAGTATGACAAAGCGCCCGATTATGAGCGCGAAACATCGCGTCTGAATCGTCCGCGCCCCTACGACAAACGCGATCCGCGCAACAGTCAGACAAAATCGACCCAACCGACCGAGCCAACGTCGCGCCAACCAGCCGACGACGGCACAATGCGCCTGAATCGGTACATCGCCAATGCGGGTGTGTGTTCGCGTCGGGAAGCCGACGAACTCATTGAGCGGGGCGACATTTCGGTCAATGGCAAAGTCGTTACCGAGATGGGTTTTAAGGTGAAGCCGGGCGACACGGTAAAGCACGGTACGAAAGTGCTCAACCCGGAAAAGTTTACGTACGTCCTGCTCAACAAGCCGAAAGATTTCCTCACGACGACGGAAGACCCCGAAGAACGCCGGACGGTGATGGAGCTGGTAGCTGACGCGGGTCCGTTCCGCATCTACCCGGTCGGTCGGCTCGACCGCAACACGACGGGTCTGCTGCTGCTGACCAACGATGGTGAACTGGCCGACAAGCTGACGCACCCATCAAACAACGTCCGTAAGATCTATCAGGTCGAAATCGACAAGCCGATTACGGAAGAACATTTCGAGACACTGCGCAAAGGCATCACCTTGGAAGACGGCCCTATCAAGCCCGACGCCTTGAGCATCGTTACGCCCGACGCGCAGGTAGTCGGCATCGAAATTCACTCGGGTCGTAACCGGATCGTACGCCGGATCTTTGAGCACCTCGGCTACGAAGTCACAAAGCTTGACCGCACAACCTACGCGGGCCTGACCAAGAAAGAACTGCCCCGCGGCAAGTGGCGCTTCCTGGAGCCGAAGGAAGTCGTGAAGCTGAAATATTTTAATTAG
- a CDS encoding acetoacetate--CoA ligase, giving the protein MTYLTPERLYTPDRRTTDQSLLQRYINWLFVKKGLYFRDYDDLWDWSATDLEDFWESIYQFFDVQSHTEYHQIIYRPNDEDMIGVRWFEGATVNYAEHIFRHKTNQRPALLFASERQRAQSVSWATLEAQVAAVATWLRGQGIGLGDRVVAVLPNGPEAIVAFLATNAVGAVWSSCSPDFGTASIIDRFQQIEPKILIAADGYTYNGKPVDKTDAMRSLRLGLPTLQRLVWVPYLDTDSRLERATLWDDVLKTPAPDGLVFEPIPFNDPIWVLYSSGTTGKPKAITHSVGGCLLEHLKVLALHQDVHAGDRYFWYSTTGWMMWNFAVGSMLVGATLVVYDGAAGYPDLNVLWKLAEDARINHFGGGAAYYLACMRAGLRPIDTNRLTSLRSIGSTGSPLPNEGFRWVYESVKSTAWLISFSGGTDICSGFVGGNPLLPVYEGEIQCRLLGCSVDAVDERGQSVRDELGEMVIRQPMPSMPIYFWNDPNNERYRSSYFTDFPGLWRHGDFIRITPRNSVVIYGRSDATLNRDGVRIGTSEIYSAVESLPDIADSLIVGLEQPGGRYFMPLFVVLRQEAELTAALIDTIRKTLRTQFSPRHVPDAVYAISEVPYTISGKKLETPVKKILSGIDSSLAASKDTLRNPASLDQFARFMSDVRSQSI; this is encoded by the coding sequence ATGACTTACCTCACGCCCGAACGTCTGTACACGCCCGACCGCCGTACCACCGACCAGTCACTGCTTCAACGATACATCAACTGGCTATTCGTCAAGAAAGGACTTTACTTCCGCGACTACGACGACCTGTGGGACTGGTCGGCGACGGATCTGGAAGATTTTTGGGAAAGCATCTATCAGTTTTTCGACGTTCAGAGTCATACCGAGTATCACCAGATTATCTATCGCCCCAACGACGAGGATATGATCGGTGTGCGGTGGTTCGAGGGGGCAACGGTCAACTACGCCGAGCATATTTTTCGCCACAAAACCAATCAGCGACCCGCGTTATTGTTTGCGTCGGAGCGGCAGCGGGCACAATCAGTGTCGTGGGCCACGCTCGAAGCCCAGGTCGCGGCTGTGGCAACGTGGCTGCGTGGTCAGGGAATTGGGCTGGGCGATCGGGTGGTGGCCGTTTTGCCCAATGGCCCGGAAGCGATCGTCGCGTTTCTGGCAACCAATGCCGTGGGTGCGGTGTGGTCGAGCTGCTCGCCTGATTTCGGTACGGCCAGTATCATCGACCGGTTTCAGCAAATCGAACCAAAAATTCTGATCGCGGCAGACGGGTACACCTACAATGGAAAGCCTGTCGACAAAACCGACGCCATGCGTTCGCTGCGCCTTGGCTTACCTACCCTGCAACGGCTGGTGTGGGTGCCTTACCTCGACACCGACAGTCGGCTGGAGCGAGCCACGCTGTGGGACGATGTGTTGAAAACACCCGCCCCGGATGGACTCGTTTTCGAGCCAATTCCGTTCAACGACCCTATTTGGGTGCTGTATTCGTCGGGAACGACGGGCAAACCGAAGGCCATCACGCACAGCGTCGGCGGCTGTCTGCTTGAACACCTGAAAGTGCTGGCGCTGCACCAGGATGTACACGCGGGTGACCGCTATTTCTGGTATTCGACAACGGGCTGGATGATGTGGAATTTTGCCGTCGGGTCGATGTTGGTCGGGGCAACGCTCGTGGTCTATGACGGAGCCGCCGGTTACCCCGATCTGAACGTGCTGTGGAAGCTGGCCGAGGATGCACGTATCAATCACTTCGGTGGGGGCGCTGCCTATTACCTGGCCTGTATGCGGGCCGGGCTGCGCCCCATCGACACCAATCGGCTGACGTCGTTACGCAGCATCGGTTCGACGGGGTCGCCCCTGCCAAACGAAGGGTTTCGCTGGGTGTACGAGTCAGTGAAAAGCACTGCCTGGCTAATTTCGTTCAGTGGCGGCACCGACATTTGCAGCGGCTTTGTCGGCGGTAATCCACTGCTGCCGGTGTACGAAGGCGAGATACAATGCCGGTTGCTGGGGTGCAGCGTCGACGCGGTCGATGAGCGGGGCCAATCGGTACGCGACGAACTGGGCGAAATGGTAATTCGGCAACCGATGCCGTCGATGCCGATTTATTTCTGGAACGACCCCAACAACGAGCGCTACCGCAGCAGCTACTTCACCGATTTTCCGGGTCTGTGGCGGCACGGCGATTTTATCCGGATTACGCCCCGCAACAGCGTCGTTATCTACGGCCGTTCCGACGCGACACTCAATCGGGATGGCGTACGCATCGGCACCAGTGAAATATACAGTGCCGTTGAAAGCCTGCCCGACATTGCCGACAGCCTGATCGTTGGGTTGGAGCAGCCGGGCGGGCGGTATTTTATGCCCCTGTTCGTGGTACTGCGTCAGGAGGCTGAGTTGACGGCTGCGCTGATCGATACGATCCGCAAGACGCTGCGGACGCAGTTTAGTCCCCGCCACGTTCCCGACGCTGTGTATGCCATCAGCGAGGTGCCGTACACCATCAGCGGCAAGAAGCTGGAAACACCGGTGAAGAAAATTTTGTCGGGTATAGATAGTTCGCTGGCTGCCAGCAAAGACACATTGCGCAATCCAGCCTCACTGGATCAGTTTGCGCGGTTTATGTCGGATGTCCGTTCGCAAAGTATCTGA